The Nerophis ophidion isolate RoL-2023_Sa linkage group LG05, RoL_Noph_v1.0, whole genome shotgun sequence genomic interval TGACAGTAATGGGCTTGTTctaaaaaacagtaaaacaaaatacaTTATTCTGGGCTCaaaacacacataaaaaatgtaCAGCCTCTGTCACTcacttcaaaatgtatttctttggATCAAGCAGATGAAACAGAGctgttagggttaaccctaaatAATCAATTTAATTGGTCTGGTCATTTAAACAAGATTGTGTCCAAACTGGGCAGGACTGGTTTTGATATTAGAAGATGTGCCTATTTTATGACGGATTCTTCAATCAAACACATTTTACAGTcattaatgcagctgagatagactccagcgcccCCGCAATCCCAATAGGGACAGgaagcagaaaatggatggatggatggtgttgtcTCATCTCCATTATTGCACTGTGATGTCATGCGCTCCAAAGAAAGATATTCAAAAGCTCCAACTCTTGCAAAATACGGCCACACGATTGGCATTGAAGTGCCCACTTTGGACTAGTATTGAAAGTATGCACCACAATATATCATGGTTATATGTTGATAAGCGCTTACTTAAAAACCTGCTGGTATTTTTTATGTACTATCCATACGACAACTACTCATGCACCAACTTGCCTAGCTACAGGACAGAGATACCAGCCCTTTGGTAGGATGAACCACTTTTCTAAAGTGTGCTGATCTACCCACCCCTGATAATTCTGAGTCCCGAGCTCCACCAACATCCACTCGGTGGGCTCCCACACAAAACCGTTCAAGTGGTGTACTGTCGAGCTGAAGAGTGTCTGCCTGCCGCTGCTGCTGGACACTGCTGCCTTCAAGTCGCTGCTTAATGAATAAACAGTGAAAAGGCTCTCTCCACGACAACCAATTAAAGCAGGAGCAGAGGAGCTGCTGTACGGTTATGGACGTACTAAAATTGGCATGGTGGGGACTCCCACCATCTCCGTGCGCTATAGCCCCAGAGCCCTCTCAGTATTCACCCTCCAAGTATATCGACATGCTGCTAACTTGCTGGGCTTTGCACGCTGGGTAGATAATACAGGCTCCAACATACTGATTGTGTTTATGCCATTGCTGCACTCTTCGCCGGGCTAGGCCACATCACTGCTTTCCACCACGGCTCATTGACCCTGTCATTCAACCTCTGCAGAGTCTGCCCTGCGTGATGACATCACGACAGAGCTGCAAAAGTTGCTGGACGCGGCCATCATCAAGCGAGTCAACACCTGACCCCGGATCTCTAACTTGGTGGTGGCACGGAGGAAAGATGATCCTTGTATCGACCTCCGGCAGGCAAACAGTGCGGTCATCCAGGACAAATGCCCACCCTCTTCCCACGTCAGAAGAACTGTCTGCAAAATTCCACGACTCTACAGTTTTCTCCAAGATGGACCTTCGCCAAAGCTACTACAAGTTCCACTACACTCAGACAGCCAGCAAGCTCACAGCTTTTGTGACTCATTTGAGTGTGTTCCAATACACATGCATACCCTCTGGCCCCGAGCTGTTTTCAAAAAATTATTTCAACAATTTTTGCAGCCATCCCAGATGTAGTGGTGTACTTGGACGACATTGTAGCGCCAGGTCCATCACCTGCTGTGCATGATGACCGCCTCTCTAATGTATTCCAGGTTCTCGCACACCACCATGAATGGTGGAAAGTGTGCATTTTCTGCACCCGCCATTGAGTTTGTGGGGTTCCGTCTGACCGCTGCTGGTCTGAGCCCCCTTCACTCGAATGTTGATGCTGTCCAGCACCTCCCAGAGGTCTCCTCCCCCGTACAACTCTCATCATTCCTGGGGATGACCGCATCCGACATATGCTATTCTGACACCACCGCACCAGTCCGTGCCCTCTTCAAACAGGACGCGCCTTGGGACTGAAAACCCACGTGCTCACCTGCTGTTTAAGTCACAGCTCACCACTTTTATTTACAGTGCCCCATGTTTGTGACCTGTGATGCCTCCAACACTGTAGTCGGGGCGGCCCTGTCTCAACTGCAGCAGAGGCCTGACACTCACTGCACATGATGTTCCTTAAaggggtcatccatccatccatccatccatccatccatccatttcctaccgctggtcgctttttatatattttttctacatttaaaacactttcttgtggtctatataacatgtaatattgcttctttggtgaaaatgttgtattgattaagaggtggcgacttgtccagggtgcaccctgctTTCTGCTCGAGTGCAGTCGGGATAAACCCCCACGCCCCAAAAAAAGTACTTCGGGTAAATTTCTACCATTTCTTCATGGGCTGTGACGCTGACGTCACAACTgggaaaaaagtcaaaattacagcaaattCCGAACGGCTCGTTTGAAGGAAGTATATAAGAAGGCAATATCGTTTTATAATCATTTCCATCATGCCTCCAATTTTTCAGACTTATGTAgctcccaaatacacaaaaacaggaaccagtgtgtaagaaaagttggttctgCGTAATAGGCTCCCTTTgatgtaacttttttttaaatgtctaaaacaCTTTGGATTGATTGTACAGATATGGTGTTGTTTCTGCTGGGCAAGTATGCCTGACGCGCCTCCTACAGCGCCTTGGGCCAGCTGCAGGATCATCAGCCGGGGACCACCGCTCATTGGAGTTTCGCTCTCTTTAACCCCGGAACGCCTCCTGGTGGCGAAGCGGTGGCAGGGACGTCTCCCTGCCACCCCCTGCAGCTGACCCATCTTATTGCCTCGACCCCCAGTACTTATCCCTCCTCCTCAGCCACAACCAGAAACTTCCCTTTTCTGCTTCCTCAGCAAGGGCCTTTGTTTCCCTTTGGAGTTTAGCCCCAGTCAATCCCACACCTCGGAGCAGCCTTATGGTTGATGTACCGACGAAGCCCCGACAGCCTACTTCCACAGTGTAGATGGTAGTGGACCAGCCTGCCTCTCTGCACTCTGCAGCCAGATCTGCATACTTGGCTGCTTTGCGCCCGTAGGCTGCCTGGATTCCCGCCTCCCAGGGGATGGTAAGCTCTACcagcatggcagacttggtaacagcagACCACAGCACAATGTCTGGGCGGAGTGAAGTGGTGGTGATCTCACAGGGGAATTGGAGCTGTTTGCCAATGTCAGCCCTCATACTCCAGTCCCTTGCCAGAGAGAGGACACTGCGGGGGCATCTTCGGCTGGTGTCTCCTTTGCCTTCCCCTGGCCTCACAAACATGACAGGACGTTGCTTGGCTATGGGTTGGCTGTTGGGCTCTCGTCTACTGCTCTCCAGGATTTCTGCCAGTTTTATCAGGACTTGATCATGCCGCCATCTGAAGCGACCTTGTGTCAGCGCGATCTTGCAACCTGATAGCAAGTGCTGCAGGCTGGCGTTGGGAGCACCACACAGGGGACAGCTCTCCTCCTGGCCGTACCACTGGTGGATGTTTCTGGGGCATGGCAAGGTGTCATAAGTTGCCCTGAGTAGGAAGCTGAGTCTGGCTTGGGGCATCTTCCATAGGTCGGCCCAGCTGATGGGTCTGCTGATGGTACCTTCCCAAGTGGTCCATCTTCCTTGGCGACCTTGAGACACGGCCTGGATGGTATATTGCTCCTGGTTCGCCCTTGAGAACTCCTCCACAACCATGGCTCTGCGTTCCCTCTTTGTGGCCTTGGACCACAGGCGTGGAGAATCTCCCCAACAAAGACCCGCTCTTCCTACTTGCACCCTGCCAACGATCTCCTGGTGTTGGAGCCTGCCAATGGCCTTGGCAACCTCTGGCCCTGCTTGCCACTTCCGGCCTGTTCGGATTGGTACATGTGCATTCCTCACTGTAGGATCTGAGGATTCTTTCAGCTCGAGAACCAATCTGGCCTTCTCCTGCTTGTAGCCCAGGGCGATGGAGTGAATCGGCAGATGCAGTAAAGTTGCCCCAAATAAGCCAGTGTCGGAGAAGCAACGCAGTAGGCCCAGCCACTTCCGGATGTAGGAGTTGGCTAATGTGTCCAACCCGTTGGCTGTTGAGAATGGAATCTCGCACATCTTCAGTGGCCACATAACCCTTTGGTACAGTGTGAAGTTGTAGCACCACAACTTGTACTTTCCGGGGAGCTGGCTCTTGTTGATGCTCGCTAGGCCTTCTGAGAGTTGTTTCCGTGCTGCCTTGCCTGCATGCTTGTCCGACAGGTCCGCATTGTACTGCCTCCCCAGGCTTTGGATGGAGTGGTTGACCAGTAGAGGGATTTGCTCACCTCCTGCAACAAATATGGTTTTGTCGTTCCTGGTGCCTTTGCGCAATGAGAGGCTTCGTGACTTGGAGGGTTTTATCTTCATCCGTGCCCATGTCACTAGCTCATCCAGCCTCTTCAGACACCTTCTCATGTATGGGGCTGTTTGCATTACCACAGTGACATCGTCCATGTAGCTTCGGAGTGGTGGAAGCCTCTGCCCTGTCTGCAGCTTCATCCCACCTACAGTCTGACGGGCTCCGCGGAGGATGATTTCAAAAGCTGCGACAAAGAGGACTGGGGAGATGGAACACCCCATGGCTATGCATACTTCCAGACTCTGCCATCCTGTTGTAAAATCTTGGAGGCTGAAGCACATCTGGAAGTCCCTGAAGTAGCTGGTTACCAGGTTGATGATGGAAACAGGGATGTGGAAGAATTCCAATGCAAACTGGATGATTTTGTGAGGGACAGAACCATAAGCGTTGGCAAGGTCAAGCCACACCACATGGAGGTCGTTCTTCTCCTGCTTGGCCCTCTGGATCTGTGCCCAAATCATAACCATAATCAAATCACAGCATAGAGACACTCTTGTCATTTGGCAACACTATGCCCTCCTGGTATATGTAAAGCAGCGGTGTTCAAAGTGTGGCCAGGGGTCCATTTGTGCTTCTTTTATGGACCCGCATAGCACattgtagacattttttttttttacaaaaaacaacataaacattGTAAAATAGTGCAAAAAGGCATGAATTAATGGGAAAAGGATGAAATATTTATTAAAGGCACAGATATTTTTCTTTGAATATATTATTTAGCCTTTTTATTATCCTATTTCATTGCAAATTACATGATGATGTCAGCGACTCCCGCCCTTGCGTCGTCTTTTGTAGTTTTTACTCCTCGAAAAATTAAATCCCAATCGAACATCAGGTTTCCAAATCATGCAGCCCTGTAAGCAGACAACCTTTATAGCTTTAAATGTCCGCAGGCCTACCTCTAAAAACTTGGGAGAAAAAACTAAGTAGTTTACAATGTCTGACAAGCTGACTTCAAATTATTGGAATACATAATTTGGTATGAAATAACATAACAGCATTTGATTTGTTATAATGCTGTTTTACTGCTGCTCAAGTGCACTACTATCAGTCATTTCACCGCAGAGAAATGTTTACTGTATGCAATAATAGTAAAATTTTACAATTAAGCATTTCATATGGATCTTCtataatatattttaaagacATTTCATGGTCATATTTGAGACTCTTTACCAGATTTTGACAGAATTTAGGATTTTTTAAGGCTTTACAAATTACCGGAATTCAGACCACAACTTTTTAAGATGTTGTGAGTACCCTGGGCTGGCAGgctttataccaggggtgtccacagTGCGACCCACAGCTGGAGTTTTGTTGGGCCACACAATATTGTCAggataaaatcaaacaaaaaagtaaaacaaaacaaaaaaaaaagactatgtaATGAGGGGGGGAAATTCTGATACTAAAAGCTAATAATAACACGCTTTGTAACTTGTAACACAAAGATGACACAAAGTTAGTTTTTAAACATTAtcttacaaaacaaaaacatcaaaatggccaccgcatgctttgacttttcagtattgCGGCCCTCAGTTCAAAAAGCTTAGACATCCCTGCTTTAGACAAATCTAAGACACAGCAAGTATTTACTCACGCACAcatagaaaaaaaatatcaaatatattaataatagaATGTTATGACTGtaatattggccctgcgatgaggtggcgacttgtccaggacgtACCcggcctaccacccgaatgcagctgagataggctccagcgaccccccgcgacctcaaaagggacaagcggtagaaaatggatggatggatggactgtaatattgttataatttatttttgtttgtagttGTTATGGCTACCTTTGGCTTTGTTAAACATTTAAAATCTATTCTTCTCGAAAAATATATTCTTGCCCTGTATATGATCTACatataacaatgtgtgtgtgtgtgtgtgtgtgtgtgtgtgtgtgtgtgcgtgtgtttgtgtgtgtgtgtgtgtgtgtgtgtgcgtgtgtgtgtgtgtgtgtgtgtgtgtgtgtggagcagGAATGTGCTGAACTGCactacatacaaacacacacacacacacattgtttgtGAGCGTGTAGGAAGAGGAGCACGTCTGCTGGTGAGTTCTCATATTTGTgattggtttattttgcaaataaatgATGTCTCAATTTTAgatctgtttaaaggcctactgaaatgacactttttattcaaacggggatagcaggtccattctatgtgtcatacttgatcatttcgcgatattgccatatttttgctgaaaggatttagtagagaacatccacaataaagttcgcaactttcggtcgctaacagaaaagccctgcctctaccggaagtcgcagacgatgacgtcacatgttgactgctcctcacatattcacattgtttttaatgggagcctccaacaaaaacagctattcggaccgagaaaacgacaatttccccattaatttgagcgaggatgaaaaatttgtgtttgaggatattgatagcgacggactagaaaaaaaaaaaacatgttaaaaaaaacaaacgcgattgcattgggacggattcagatgtttttagacacatttacttggataattctgggaaatctcttatctttctattgtgttgctagtgttttagtgagtttaatattacccgATAGTCGTAggagtgtctccacgggtgtcttgacgcgcagtgtctcagggaagtcgacggcagctttatggatggcgcAAACTCAGCTGatttccggtaagaagcgactttttaccacaattttctcaccgaaacctgctggttcacattcggtcgggatccatgtttgcttgaccgctgtgaCCCATAataagtttcacctctgggaatttaaacaaggaatccctgtgtgtttgtgtggctaaaggctaaagcttcccaactccatctttctactttgacttctccaatattatttgaacacattccaaaagattcagcaacacagatctccaaaacactttgtaattatgccgttaaagcagacaacatttagctgtgtgtgtgtgtgcaacgttcatatttcctaacagtccgtgacgtcacgcgtacacgtcatcattacgcgacgtcttcaagaagaaactcccgggaaatttaaaattgcaatttagtaaacaaaaaaggccgtattggcatgtgttgcagtgttaatatttcatcattgatatataaactatcagactgcgtggtcggtagtagtgggtttcagtaggcctttaaggttgttttaaattgaaagagtttcttttaaaatttgctGCAGTGACACGTTTGACCATGAAAACATGACttatgccacacacacacacgcacgcacgcgcacacacacacacacacacacacacacacacacacacacacacacacacacacacacacacacacacacacacacacggctgcTAATGGTGCCTGGCGGGTGATGATTTGTTCCAGATGGTTAAACAATTACGGCAGTGATAGTGAGGTGAAAGGTCAGCTGGGACTAATGAAGCTAATCGTTTTCATAAAGACATCAGGACAGTTTTTGTCCTTATAAAGCTTTCAGGGGTCTAAAATGATCTTTAGTGTAACTCACTGGTGATGTCATGTTCATACTTATAATATAACATATAATTATGTATACAATGTGTCTCTTTTAAAGTTGCTAATTAGgtttaaaaattataataatttatttttaagaaacattcaAATTAAATAgatgtaaaaaatattttcaaaataaaccattaacttattatatgtatgtattatttaaacatttgtttaaaatATAGAATTGTATAATTCATAGATTTCTAAACATGTCCAGACTATTTTTGTTCCGTTTGATATTTAAAATCACACGAGGCGAGCGTGACTTTTGCCATGAAAACATTTGATGACTTTGCGGCGTCTTTGGGCCTCGGCGGCGCCGAAATAGCTCCGCCTCTACCAGAGGGGCGGTGTGTACATGGCGTGTATTATGACATCACTGCGGCGAGGGAGCGCTGAAAAACAGTGGGCTCAAACGATGAAGGCGGTCCGTAACGTTGCGGTCCGACAGTTTTGGAGGCTGAGGGGGGCGCCGGAGGACTGCGGTGATAGGGCGGTAATAGTGTGGCGATAACGTACTAGGAACAGGGTGCGGGGGGGCACAGCCAGCCATTGCAAGGTCCCGTCACCATCGAGCGGGTGGGTGGGCTTGGACGTTATCAGTATGTTGCAGAGGGTCACATGACCGCTGACTTTAATTGCTGCTGCAGCCGCACAAAGAGCGCCGCCTTTATCAGCAAACCGCACGCTTTTTAAAAAGCACAAATCCACCTGTCATCTGATTGGACCGCATAAACTCTTTCTACCAAAAACTCTTCCAGTGTCCCTGCCCAAGGGCCCTCAGCCAGGACCAGGACATGTGAGCGGCGTCCCGTGAAGAGTAGCGATCAGCGACTTTCAGGTGAGAATGTTTTCAGGATATAAGCGTTTGTATGGTTGCCGGGACGACGGCAGCAGTGACGTCCCAGCTTCTGCATGTGAGACGGATCTTTCAAGTTTGTCTGCGCCTGAGGGGGCTTATGCGGTCCTAAATGGTCATGATGGAGTACAACAACCCCCGTCCCCTGGGGAGGCTCAGCTGTGCATCTGTCACGCTCTCTTACCTTCTCCTTCCAGCTGCTGAGGAACTCATCTGCTGTCAGGACCGGTCTGGATCAGGAAGTGAATCCGAGGACCAGCCATGCTATCCACCGCCGTGCAGATCCTGGCATTTGGCCTGGCTGTACTGGGCGTGGTGGGTGCCACCGTGGCCACGCTGCTTCCCAACTGGCAGGTGAGCATCAAGGTGTGGTCCAGCATGGTGGCCCCCATGTGGCACACACGGGGGCTGTGGATGGACTGCGTGTGGTACAGCGCCGGAGTCTTCAGCTGCACCATGAAGAACTCCCTCCTGTCCCTGCCCCCTTACCTGCAGACCACCCGGGCCGCCATGGTCCTGTCTTGTATTGTGGCGGCCTTTGGACTGTGCCTGGCCTCTCTGGGCCTCAAGTGCACTCGCTGGGGAGGCAGCCACCAGGCCAAGGGGCACACGGCCATCGCTGCGGGGGCCTGCTTCATCCTGGCCAGTGCACTCTGCATAGGCCCCGCCTCCTGGTTCACCTCGGAGGTTGTTGCCGCCTTTCTGAGCACCGATTTGCCCGACGGCAGCAAATACCAGCCGGGGGGGGCGCTCTGCGTCACCTTTGTCTCTGCCGGCTTCCTTCTGGCTGGGGGGGTTATCTTCTGCCTCTCCTGTCCGGGGCATGGGTCGGTCCAGCTGGACTACCCGTCCCCTGTGGACCCAGACAGATTTATTCTGACCCGAGAGAAGCGGCGCCGTCCAAAAACAGCTGACATGACAGACATGACAGCACAGAAGAAGACCTACGTCTTTCTCTCCAAAGTGTCTCCCAAAGATCTGAAGGACAGTTACACCCTGCAGGAGTACGTCTGACAAACACCAAAGTCCTCCGggattttcatgtttttttttttatgaaagagaCAAAAAGCTGTGTGACACGATGAAAGTTGTCTTCTATTCAGTCCTGACATGACAACAATCCTGAAAGCCATCCCGATCCCACAGCCTGCACATCCACGTCCACTCCGTCTTTTCCTGAAGGCCCGGGAGGACACCAGCGAGGCGGCGCAGCGTGGAGGACGTTAATGATGCTATTTGCTTTCCATTATCTTCCGACACGCCTCTgtgcactcacacacaaacacacacacacacacacacacacacacacacacacacacacacacacacacacacacacacacacacacgcacgcacacacccacacacacacacgcacgcacacacccacacatatgaGCATCAGTGAAGGTTCCAGAGGACGTCTGAATGGGTGTTTTTTTTCAGCTGGGCAGTCAATCACGCCGTCTCTCAGGAAACGACAATTTCAAAGCTAATCTTTTACTTTCGTGTTTGCCTCGTGCAGATATTTCACGCAAATGTTCAAACATGTTTAAAGATGAAAGAAAAATCTTGTTgatcaaatggtaaatggtaaatgggttgtacttgtatagcgcttttctacccctttttaaggagcccaaagcgctttgagagtTTCAATTTAACAATGAAAACGAATGTGCTTCCtctttgaattgaattgaattggtgtctgtctatctgtgttggccctgcgatgaggtggcgacttgtccagggtgtaccccgccttccgcccgattgtagctaacaTTTAACATgatcaatataatacaagaacaacactatacaaacaaaaacaagaacaactcctgtacactaacaatatgatagtaccactgttactatgagacaagacaaaacgagacaaaaaaatgtaaagtCATTATGTTGTGCAATGTCAACGACCGGCTTTAAAACACTGAAAACTGCTGACGTCATAGTTCAGCAAAAAGATGGCAAATAaattattgtgaattatattttatatagcacttttctctagtgactcaaagcactatacagagtgaaacccaatatatattttttacttttaaaccagtgtggttggtactgggagcagatgggtaaagtgtcttgcccaaggacacaatagcAGTGACtaggggatcgaacctgtaatcctcaagttgctggcacggccgcgctaCCAACTCAGCTATACCTCTCTTCCATGAGGAATACTTTCCTCCAGTTGAAACTCAAGCTGGGTGCTGCCCTCTGCAGGTAAGATACAGTCACTACGTccataaaacaatacaaaacaagatGTTTCATATCATTAGAAtgactgtgtgtttgtgttttaatgATGAGATGAAGCTTTCATCATGTTTGAATAAgtgggttgcaatcacgtgaccgaGACAAACATCTGGGCACTTCTTGGTTTCAGGCGATGCTCGAGAGCCCATTAGGCCTCTGTTTATTTACCTGGATCAGTGCGATTTGGGCGTATTTTGAAAGGTTGAGAGGCAAATATATAAgcgatcatgaaaaaaaaaaattcaataaatgGAATTAAGCAATAATCAGTGAAAGATGATGTTGGACTTATTCGTGCATCGCTaggtaacatatttaattgacataagtgaagtgaataatatttataaagcgcttttctctagtgactcaacgcactttacatagtgacacccaatatccaaattacatttttaaaccagtgtgggtggcactgggagcaggtgggtaaagtgccttgcccaaggacacaacggcagtgactaggatggcggaagcggggattgaacctgcaaccctcaagttgctggcccggccactcttCCATACGAGCTATAACGCCCCAGTTGCACGCTGCTGCATATGAGAAAAAGGATATGTTTTCTTTGCatttgatttcctgctacaaataatAGTCTGACATCTGCGATTCATTGAtgcagttttttttaatggtgtGAGGTTCATATTTTGTCGCATTATTTAGCTATAGATGTCACTAGTGTTCAGCAATATTTGCTAGCGATCTGAAGATACACCTTCCGGACATGAACTAACTCCTGATTTTATTTTGttaagaggatggatggatggagttacaaAGAGACAGTTTTTGCCCTTTTTGAATATTAATATGATGTTGTTCCcctagcacaggggtgtcaaacatacggcccgtgggccggatcaggccccccAACAGGTTTTATCAGGCCCgcatgatgagtttgccaagtattaaaataagttgctttttttttttatgaaactgctgttctgaatgtgtccactgggtgtcacaatagcaattctgtttggACCAccaagaggtacaaagtaaagagtggaaacttaaaacctgccgttttgtgtcttccgcttcaaacacatcgttatttggcacccttactccccaATAATGTCTTTGTGTAGGTTTTAAGAATAGACGGTAGTATCTTGTGTGATCggataatcaacttttacctagaaaataattttttgtctttaaaatcaacttttaccttgaaaatcattttttgtcttgaaaatcaacttttaccattggaagatgcctcgttgtcgtcctttttccataatactaacattattaataataatagatggATAAAAGTATTCTTTATACACCCAAAACGCTTCGGAATATCAGAGTCATTAGAGGCGGCACATGGACCAAACCGGTGAAATAAGGTGTTGTACctacgggttctaggattaccgccacgacaggcgccAACCAAGGTATGAAAATGTAGTGAAAAACGTATCCCTTTTGAATATTTATATCTCCGATtctcacggtttgttgagttGACACGTGGacaagacaaaggaggtgtttgatacctcgaagagattacatgttgtgttttttgttcaatcccagaaagactgcgacttaaagtttaatcctggctttgtagatatactgagaccacgtctaaactcattgtgtttttgaaactgcaccaatttcctcagaattttcaacacacttgaagtgttttttccagaggattatttatgatttgtatgttttcacaacgtgcttgttctatttttggccaaagtaaaa includes:
- the LOC133553285 gene encoding claudin-20-like encodes the protein MLSTAVQILAFGLAVLGVVGATVATLLPNWQVSIKVWSSMVAPMWHTRGLWMDCVWYSAGVFSCTMKNSLLSLPPYLQTTRAAMVLSCIVAAFGLCLASLGLKCTRWGGSHQAKGHTAIAAGACFILASALCIGPASWFTSEVVAAFLSTDLPDGSKYQPGGALCVTFVSAGFLLAGGVIFCLSCPGHGSVQLDYPSPVDPDRFILTREKRRRPKTADMTDMTAQKKTYVFLSKVSPKDLKDSYTLQEYV